A genomic region of Nymphaea colorata isolate Beijing-Zhang1983 chromosome 2, ASM883128v2, whole genome shotgun sequence contains the following coding sequences:
- the LOC116249123 gene encoding protein CHROMATIN REMODELING 5, whose protein sequence is MAFYRKYTNGRESTRQLLEEKELDLNRESNEDFPGHSGNDETGASSSEKDADGKADDEYQSEEDVLEAARPENGFVKNEFGGTQNSQPLGRKTALVGTWGSSLWKDFQAPLSREGSEAGRDSKYVDSSYKAEDGFENNISDGTSDHLDMEDFDTSKDQEDSQKGPVDIPADEMSSDDYYEQDGEEQSEQFHYRGTCDASKTGSLAKSVTIKKRASRSSVATDSDYGDDDYDEDDDCNEEDGDDPEDADFDPNYDGDQGGGTRQELSSDDFDEGEEKDGDFDMLEEIDEEAFEFGSNKKRKRKTKSKSSKGAKPFPVAARQKRRAAYSEEEDSSAEDSEEDSDEDFDLGNRQASHLRKKNGNCSTVPENSLAHCRELRTSRRPVRKVSYAESEESEDTNEDKVKKSQKVSPEDAEEEEDGDAIEKVLWHQAKGVAHDALANGRSSLPVVSNFLLDSELDWENVEFFIKWKGQSYMHCQWQPLSELQNLSGFKKVLNYMKRVKEERNFRKALSREEVEVHDVNKEMELDLLKQYSQVERIFADRTSRGGSDEEAQEYLVKWQGLPYSEATWEKDTEIAFAQDAIDEYKAREAAMTVVGKTVDSQRKKSRASLRKLDQQPDWLRGGKLRDYQLEGLNFLVNSWRNDTNVILADEMGLGKTVQSVSMLGFLQYTQQIHGPFLVVVPLSTITNWAREFRRWLPDMNVVMYVGNRASRETCQQYEFYTDKKSGRNIKFNALLTTYEVVLKDKAVFSKIKWNYLMVDEAHRLKNSEASLYTTLSELSTKNKLLITGTPLQNSVEELWALLHFLEPEKFKNKEMFVERYKNLSSFDEIELASLHKELRPHLLRRVIKDVEKSLPPKIERILRVEMTPLQKQYYKWILERNFHDLNKGVRGNQVSLLNIVVELKKCCNHPFLFESADHGYGGDGNLNDSCKVQRIIMSSGKLVILDKLLIRLRETKHRVLIFSQMVRMLDILAEYLSLRGFQFQRLDGSTRADLRHQAMDHFNAPGSEDFCFLLSTRAGGLGINLATADTVIIFDSDWNPQNDLQAMSRAHRIGQQEVVNIYRFVTSKSVEEDILERAKKKMVLDHLVIQKLNTEGRLEKKEAKKGSSMFDKNELSAILRFGAEELFKEDRNDEENKRNLENMDIDEILERAEKVESKESEGQEGAELLNAFKVANFCNAEDDVTFWSRLIQPEAVTQAEDALAPRAARSNKSYVEAEQAERTVKRKKRGSDLNEKLPRRNTRASDASTQFPAIEGAAAHVRDWFGGNISKKDANAFVRAVKKFGDASRIDSIVAEVGGGIESASPDAQIGLFELLMDGCKEVSRGKNEIKGMLLDFFGVPVKAQELLDRVQELQLLAKRIKRYQDPFAQFRLKTHPRDPAWSKSCGWNQVDDARLLLGIHIHGYGNWEKIRLDSRLGLTSKIAPAGLTASATLLPRPPSLDARASALLRKEFEIVSGKNLKMDLTSKSSKGEKASLLNVSFLGVKGKSGAVKTKTHKDNKAEPRVKEEGEISESEDLERYRRYKEKIDQETKEEKWREWCADVMSDELRTLRRLQKLQTTSENLPKAEVLSKVRKYLQVLGHKIDLIVQEHAKSHKNYTRMSTRLWNYVAGFSNLPGDRLSQIYSKLKQERPSEAMVPSQHFGGSAPGPSGRDDAGMCTPFIDRAYQKSMGFTGNAFHRDQETGKSEAWKRRRRNDFQPDFQYAAYRQPFNNPNRLSDPSAAGILGSAPGDIRRFANERWKKPQQQHPPMGNEQEFQ, encoded by the exons ATGGCATTCTATAGAAAATATACTAATGGAAGGGAGTCCACTCGCCAATTACTGGAAGAAAAAGAGCTTGATCTTAATAGGGAGAGCAATGAAGATTTCCCTGGCCATTCAGGTAATGATGAAACAGGTGCAAGCTCCAGTGAAAAGGATGCTGATGGAAAGGCAGATGATGAATACCAAAGTGAGGAAGACGTGCTTGAAGCAGCTAGACCCGAAAATGGTTTTGTGAAGAATGAATTTGGTGGGACACAAAACTCTCAGCCACTAGGACGCAAAACAGCTTTAGTTGGAACGTGGGGTTCTTCTCTCTGGAAGGACTTTCAAGCTCCTTTGTCTCGGGAAGGATCTGAAGCTGGAAGAGATTCGAAGTATGTGGACTCCAGTTATAAGGCTGAAGATGgttttgaaaacaatatttcTGATGGGACATCAGACCATCTAGACATGGAAGATTTTGATACGTCTAAAGATCAGGAAGATTCTCAAAAAGGTCCTGTCGACATACCTGCAGACGAGATGTCCTCTGATGATTACTATGAGCAGGATGGGGAAGAACAGAGTGAGCAATTTCACTATAGGGGAACGTGTGATGCATCTAAGACTGGGTCCTTGGCAAAATCTGTTACCATAAAAAAGAGGGCTTCAAGAAGTTCAGTCGCTACAGATTCTGACTATGGGGATGATGACTACGATGAGGATGATGATTGTAATGAAGAAGATG GTGATGACCCTGAGGATGCTGATTTTGATCCTAATTATGATGGTGATCAAGGCGGTGGCACTAGGCAGGAG TTATCAAGTGATGATTTTGATGAAGGAGAGGAAAAGGATGGTGATTTTGATATGTTAGAGGAGATTGATGAGGAAGCGTTTGAATTTGGCagtaacaagaaaagaaaaaggaaaacaaaatcgAAGTCCTCTAAAGGAGCCAAACCTTTTCCAGTGGCTGCTCGACAGAAAAGGAGGGCAGCATATTCAGAAGAGGAAGACTCATCAGCAGAAGATTCAGAAGAGGACAGTGATGAAGACTTTGACCTTGGGAACAGGCAGGCATCTCATCTTCGTAAGAAGAATGGGAACTGTTCCACTGTACCTGAAAATAGCTTAGCACATTGTAGGGAGTTGAGGACTTCTAGGAGGCCAGTGCGTAAGGTTTCCTATGCTGAAAGTGAAGAAAGTGAAGACACAAATGAAGACAAAGTGAAGAAATCTCAGAAG gttTCACCAGAGgatgctgaagaagaagaagatggtgatgCAATTGAGAAGGTTTTATGGCACCAAGCGAAAGGTGTGGCACATGATGCATTGGCAAATGGTAGATCATCACTGCCAGTTGTGTCTAACTTTTTGTTAGACTCTGAATTGGATTGGGAGAATGTGGAATTCTTCATAAAATGGAAAGGCCAGTCCTATATGCATTGTCAGTGGCAACCACTTTCTGAACTTCAAAAT CTTAGTGGCTTCAAGAAGGTCTTAAATTATATGAAGAGagtgaaagaggaaagaaactTTAGAAAGGCATTATCACGTGAAGAG GTTGAGGTTCATGATGTTAACAAGGAAATGGAGTTGGACCTTCTAAAGCAGTATAGCCAG GTAGAAAGAATATTTGCAGATAGGACCTCAAGAGGTGGTTCTGATGAAGAGGCACAGGAATATTTAGTCAAATGGCAGGGACTGCCTTATTCTGAAGCAACTTG GGAGAAAGATACTGAAATTGCTTTTGCTCAAGATGCCATTGACGAGTACAAG GCTCGCGAAGCAGCAATGACAGTTGTTGGGAAAACTGTGGATTCACAGAGGAAAAAAAGCAGAG CCAGCTTACGCAAACTTGATCAGCAGCCTGATTGGTTGAGAGGAGGTAAACTTCGTGACTACCAGCTTGAAGGCTTGAATTTTCTGGTCAACAG CTGGAGAAATGATACAAATGTCATTTTAGCTGATGAAATGGGTCTGGGTAAGACTGTTCAATCTGTTTCAATGCTTGGTTTTCTACAG tACACACAACAAATACATGGGCCATTTCTTGTAGTAGTCCCATTATCAACTATAACAAACTGGGCTAGAGAGTTCCGGAGGTGGCTTCCTGATATGAATGTAGTCATGTATGTTGGAAACCGCGCTAGTCGAGAA ACCTGTCAGCAGTACGAGTTCTATACAGATAAGAAAAGTGGTCGAAACATTAAATTCAATGCTTTATTGACCACATATGAGGTGGTATTGAAAGATAAGGCTGTGTTCTCCAAGATCAAGTGGAATTATCTTATGGTGGATGAGGCTCATAGGCTGAAAAATAGTGAAGCTTCACTATATACAACTCTTTCA GAATTGAGCACCAAGAATAAGCTGCTTATCACAGGTACACCATTGCAGAACAGTGTGGAGGAGTTATG GGCACTACTACATTTTCTGGAGCCTGAGAAGTTTAAGAACAAGGaaatgtttgttgaaagatacaaaaatCTGAGCTCGTTTGATGAGATTGAG CTCGCCAGTCTTCATAAAGAGTTGCGGCCTCACCTTCTTCGAAGAGTTATCAAAGATGTTGAGAAGTCACTGCCTCCAAAGATTGAGCGGATACTTCGAGTTGAAATGACTCCTCTTCAGAAGCA ATACTACAAGTGGATTTTAGAGAGGAACTTTCATGATTTAAACAAAGGAGTGCGTGGTAATCAG gTTTCTTTGCTTAATATTGTTGTGGAGTTGAAGAAGTGCTGCAACCACCCATTTCTGTTTGAAAGTGCAGATCATGGCTACGGTGGGGATGGAAACCTCAATGACAGTTGTAAAGTTCAAAGGATCATTATGAGTAGCGGGAAGCTTGTTATACTCGACAAACTTCTGATTAGGTTACGTGAGACGAAACATCGCGTTTTGATTTTTTCGCAG ATGGTTAGAATGTTGGATATACTTGCGGAATATTTGTCATTGAGAGGGTTCCAGTTTCAAAGGCTTGATGGTAGTACAAGGGCTGACCTTCGCCACCAGGCCATGGATCATTTTAATGCACCTGGGAGTgaggatttttgttttcttctatcAACACGTGCTGGTGGATTAGGAATCAATCTTGCCACAGCAGATACTGTTATAATCTTTGATTCAGATTGGAACCCACAAAATGATTTACAG GCAATGAGTAGGGCTCATAGGATTGGCCAGCAAGAAGTTGTTAACATATACCGGTTCGTCACAAGCAAAAGTGTTGAAGAAGATATCCTGGAACGTGCTAAGAAGAAGATG GTTCTTGATCACCTGGTTATTCAAAAACTCAATACGGAAGGCAgacttgaaaagaaagaagcaaagaagGGCAGTTCAATGTTTGACAAG AATGAGCTGTCAGCAATTCTGAGGTTTGGTGCTGAGGAACTATTCAAGGAAGACAGAAATGATGAGGAGAACAAAAGGAATCTTGAgaatatggatattgatgagatCCTGGAAAGGGCAGAGAAAGTGGAGTCTAAAGAAAGTGAAGGGCAGGAAGGCGCTGAATTGCTAAATGCTTTTAAG GTTGCCAATTTCTGTAATGCTGAAGATGATGTGACATTTTGGAGTCGATTGATCCAGCCAGAGGCAGTGACTCAAGCTGAA GACGCATTGGCTCCCCGTGCTGCGAGAAGTAATAAAAGCTATGTTGAAGCCGAGCAGGCTGAGAGGACtgttaaaaggaaaaaacgtGGCTCtgatttaaatgaaaaattgcCAAGACGGAATACCAGGGCTTCAGATGCTTCAACTCAGTTTCCAGCAATTGAGGGGGCAGCTGCTCATGTTAGGGACTGGTTTGGTGGCAATATCTCCAAGAAGGATGCTAATGCTTTCGTCCGTGCG GTCAAAAAGTTTGGAGATGCAAGTCGTATCGATTCTATAGTGGCTGAAGTTGGTGGAGGTATTGAATCTGCTTCACCTGATGCTCAGATAGGACTTTTTGAGTTGTTGATGGATGGTTGTAAAGAAGTATCAAGAGGAAAGAATGAAATCAAG GGGATGCTATTGGATTTTTTTGGTGTTCCTGTGAAAGCTCAAGAGTTGCTTGATCGTGTGCAAGAACTTCAGTTACTTGCAAAGCGTATAAAGAGGTATCAAGATCCATTTGCACAATTCCGTCTGAAAACACATCCTCGAGACCCAGCATGGTCAAAATCTTGTGGCTGGAATCAAG TTGATGATGCTAGGCTGCTTTTGGGAATACATATTCATGGATATGGTAACTGGGAAAAGATAAGACTTGATTCAAGGCTTGGTCTAACAAGTAAGATAGCTCCAGCAGGACTTACTGCTTCTGCAACATTACTTCCTCGTCCACCCAGCTTGGATGCACGTGCCTCTGCACTCCTACGGAAG GAATTTGAAATCGTTAGTGGCAAGAACTTAAAGATGGATTTGACCAGCAAGTCTTCAAAAGGAGAGAAGGCAAGCCTTCTTAATGTAAGCTTCCTTGGGGTAAAGGGAAAGTCTGGTGCTGTTAAGACCAAGACTCACAAAGATAATAAAGCTGAACCTAGGGtgaaagaggaaggagaaatTTCTGAATCTGAGGACCTGGAAAGGTATCGCCGGTACAAGGAAAAGATtgatcaagaaacaaaagaagaaaagtggaGAGAATGGTGTGCTGATGTCATGTCGGATGAATTGCGTACACTCAGACGCTTACAAAAGTTGCAGACTACCAGTGAGAATCTTCCGAAAGCAGAG GTGCTCTCCAAAGTTAGGAAGTATTTACAAGTTCTTGGCCATAAAATTGACCTCATTGTGCAGGAGCATGCAAAATCACATAAAAATTATACCA GAATGTCCACACGCCTCTGGAACTATGTTGCTGGATTCTCGAATTTGCCAGGGGACCGTCTTTCTCAGATATATTCAAAACTAAAGCAAGAGAGACCATCTGAAGCCATGGTTCCTTCTCAACATTTTGGTGGCTCTGCCCCAGGTCCTAGTGGCAGAGATGATGCTGGCATGTGCACACCTTTTATCGACAGAGCGTACCAGAAATCCATGGGATTCACGGGAAATGCTTTCCACAGGGATCAGGAGACGGGCAAATCAGAAGCATGGAAGCGGCGGAGGAGAAATGACTTTCAGCCAGATTTCCAATATGCAGCATATAGGCAGCCATTTAACAACCCTAATAGATTAAGTGATCCAAGTGCGGCAGGCATTTTGGGTTCTGCACCAGGTGATATTAGGCGCTTTGCCAATGAGAGATGGAAGAAGCCTCAGCAGCAGCACCCACCAATGGGAAACGAGCAAGAGTTCCAATAA